From one Fusobacterium mortiferum ATCC 9817 genomic stretch:
- a CDS encoding alpha/beta fold hydrolase has protein sequence MKLEYIDEGKGEVIVFVHSYLWDKEMWRPQVEHLKEKYRCISIDLPGHGDSSNLENIGSNEVISSISLAISELLSNLNISSYTYIGLSIGGMLAIPLYRIDKKK, from the coding sequence TTGAAATTGGAGTATATAGATGAAGGAAAAGGTGAAGTAATAGTGTTTGTTCACTCTTACCTTTGGGATAAAGAGATGTGGAGACCTCAAGTTGAACATTTAAAAGAAAAATATAGATGTATATCAATAGATTTACCAGGACATGGAGATTCTTCTAATTTAGAAAATATAGGTAGTAACGAAGTGATATCAAGTATTTCTTTAGCTATATCTGAATTGCTTTCAAATTTAAATATAAGTAGTTATACTTATATAGGATTATCTATTGGTGGAATGTTAGCAATACCATTGTATAGAATAGATAAAAAAAAATAA